One Thiocapsa bogorovii DNA segment encodes these proteins:
- a CDS encoding ArsR/SmtB family transcription factor translates to MVSNLSQPSRPVLNDPVDEREEIDLFADDADIERASRSLKAMSHPLRLKILCTLGDREVSVQEIVDHVGTSQSNISQHLAILRDKGILASRKDANRVYYRVSDGRTLQLIGMMREVFCQHAH, encoded by the coding sequence ATGGTGAGCAATTTGAGCCAGCCTTCCCGCCCGGTCCTGAACGACCCGGTCGACGAACGCGAGGAGATCGACCTGTTCGCGGACGATGCCGACATCGAGCGCGCCTCCCGGTCGCTGAAAGCCATGTCGCACCCCTTGCGCCTGAAGATCCTGTGCACCTTGGGCGACCGAGAGGTCAGTGTCCAGGAGATCGTGGACCACGTGGGGACCTCCCAGAGCAACATCTCTCAGCACCTGGCGATTCTTCGCGACAAGGGCATTCTCGCTTCGCGCAAGGATGCGAACCGCGTGTATTACCGGGTCAGCGACGGAAGGACACTCCAGTTGATCGGGATGATGCGCGAGGTCTTCTGCCAGCACGCGCACTGA
- a CDS encoding murein hydrolase activator EnvC family protein, with amino-acid sequence MATPTAALETASDDTFETRANDLQEIQRQVESIGRELIEQHADRRALIAELEVREREVAEAAVAGRELARAVAEQTRVAEALRVRHLEEHAALEQELALWADLVRTAYVMGRADRLRLILNQEDTAQASRILSYFAYLNREQLRRITAIQTRVERLTRLAHDAEREAERLIELARRQEAARLRLEAAREERAAVLSRLDASIASQTDNLEVLERDSEALRLLVEHLRQRAQIRAELDIRREPFPERRGRLTWPLLHGEILAEFGTLKPDSELRWDGVLLAARQGEEVRAVHDGRVVYADWMRGFGLLMVIDHGEGYMSIYGHNEALLKETGEWVATDEVIALSGDSGGRAEPVLYFAIRHNGKPQDPSDWCGAGQRQESLSDAGSGERGERS; translated from the coding sequence TTGGCGACGCCGACGGCTGCGCTGGAGACGGCGTCCGACGACACCTTCGAGACGCGCGCGAACGACCTTCAGGAGATCCAACGACAGGTCGAGTCGATCGGTCGGGAGCTCATCGAGCAGCACGCGGACCGTCGAGCCTTGATCGCGGAGCTCGAGGTGCGGGAGCGGGAGGTGGCCGAGGCGGCCGTCGCCGGCAGAGAATTGGCGCGAGCCGTTGCCGAGCAAACCCGGGTCGCGGAGGCGTTGCGGGTGCGTCATCTCGAAGAGCACGCTGCGCTTGAGCAGGAGCTCGCACTCTGGGCGGACCTGGTGCGCACCGCTTACGTTATGGGGCGGGCCGACCGCTTACGCTTAATCTTAAATCAAGAAGATACTGCCCAAGCAAGTCGGATTCTTTCCTATTTCGCGTACTTGAACAGAGAGCAGCTTCGTCGAATCACGGCCATTCAAACGCGCGTCGAGCGCCTCACCCGATTGGCCCATGACGCCGAGCGCGAGGCCGAGCGCCTGATCGAGCTGGCTCGCCGCCAGGAGGCGGCGCGGCTTCGCTTGGAGGCCGCGCGCGAGGAACGCGCCGCCGTCCTCAGCCGGTTGGACGCGAGCATCGCCAGCCAGACAGATAATCTCGAGGTCCTCGAGCGGGATTCCGAGGCGCTGCGTCTCTTGGTAGAGCACCTGCGTCAGCGCGCTCAGATCCGTGCCGAGCTCGACATTCGGCGCGAACCCTTCCCCGAACGCCGAGGGCGCTTGACATGGCCGCTGCTGCACGGGGAGATCCTCGCCGAGTTTGGAACCCTCAAGCCCGACTCCGAGCTGCGCTGGGACGGCGTGCTCCTGGCGGCGCGACAAGGCGAGGAGGTGCGCGCCGTGCATGACGGGCGGGTCGTCTATGCCGACTGGATGCGCGGGTTCGGATTGCTCATGGTGATCGACCACGGCGAAGGTTACATGTCGATCTACGGGCACAACGAGGCGCTTCTGAAGGAGACGGGCGAATGGGTGGCTACCGACGAAGTCATTGCCTTGAGCGGCGACAGCGGAGGTCGCGCAGAGCCGGTGCTCTACTTTGCCATCCGTCACAATGGCAAGCCGCAGGATCCGTCCGACTGGTGCGGCGCGGGGCAGCGGCAGGAATCTCTCTCGGATGCGGGCTCTGGTGAACGGGGCGAACGATCTTGA